The following are encoded together in the Lactuca sativa cultivar Salinas chromosome 1, Lsat_Salinas_v11, whole genome shotgun sequence genome:
- the LOC128127034 gene encoding uncharacterized protein LOC128127034, whose product MSIDKSWTTNPYRNHTEFQTGLKAFIEKSKSHLDSNGKIRCACEKCDNRYFKYPTAVERHIFINDFSKAYKIWIYHGESFIPPVVLPSNEMVDLIDDVMWESRENDTNLDEGTSNTRGSGVDDDFAQLLEEMETQLYTGCIFSSLEFLAKLMHIKVNNKWIDSSFDQLLELLQLAFPKGNKVPLSHYLAKKKLKSIGLGYESIHVCKNDCCLFWKEHDSLQVCPVCKESRWIDKNTKGKKVPHKVLRYFPVTPRLRRLYCSRHTAKNMIWHSTRRSEDGVMIHPVDGEHWQDFDKKYPDFSSEPRNVRLGLSADGFNPFGNMCNPHSTWPVILTTYNLSPWLCMKESSFMLTLLIPGPKAPGKDMDVFLRPLVEELKHLWNSGVHIKDAATNTFFTMRAMLLWTINDWPARSSLSGWSGQGYRACATCNEDIPSYRATNKVVYIGYRRFLDANDSLRKRLDFNGMEETRPTPRHFSNDDIQEQLGRLLTRKPGKHPEHGGGEPKRQDY is encoded by the coding sequence atgtctattgataaaagCTGGACTACTAATCCATATCGAAACCATACCGAGTTCCAAACAGGACTCAAAGCTTTTATTGAGAAGTCCAAGTCGCACCTTGATAGTAATGGTAAAATCAGATGTGCGTGTGAAAAATGTGATAACCGTTACTTCAAGTACCCGACTGCAGTTGAACGCCATATATTTATAAATGATTTCAGTAAGGCGTACAAAATTTGGATCTATCATGGTGAATCTTTTATTCCTCCAGTCGTCTTGCCAAGTAACGAAATGGTCGATTTAATCGACGATGTGATGTGGGAGTCGAGAGAAAATGATACCAAcctcgatgaaggaacctcgaatACAAGGGGTAGCGGTGTAGATGATGATTTTGCACAGTTGTTGGAAGAAATGGAAACTCAATTGTATACTGGTTGCATCTTTTCTTCCCTTGAGTTTCTAGCAAAGTTAATGCATATCAAGGTGAACAACAAATGGATTGATAGTTCATTTGATCAACTCCTTGAGCTCTTGCAATTAGCATTTCCCAAAGGCAACAAGGTTCCCCTTTCACATTATCTAGCCAAAAAGAAACTAAAGTCTATTGGCCTGGGGTATGAGTCGATACATGTGTGCAAAAACGATTGTTGTCTCTTTTGGAAAGAACATGATTCATTGCAAGTTTGTCCCGTTTGTAAAGAGAGCCGATGGATCGATAAAAACACCAAGGGTAAGAAAGTACCTCATAAGGTGTTACGGTACTTTCCTGTGACCCCTAGACTACGACGTTTATATTGTTCGAGGCACACTGCCAAAAATATGATTTGGCATAGTACCAGACGTTCAGAAGATGGTGTGATGATTCATCCCGTTGATGGGGAACATTGGCaagattttgataaaaaatacCCCGACTTCTCGAGTGAACCCCGTAACGTACGCCTAGGTCTTTCAGCTGACGGTTTCAATCCATTTGGAAACATGTGTAATCCACATAGCACATGGCCGGTCATACTCACCACATATAATTTGTCACCCTGGCTTTGTATGAAAGAGTCATCATTCATGTTGACTTTGTTGATTCCAGGACCGAAAGCTCCAGGTAAGGATATGGATGTTTTCCTTAGACCGTTGGTGGAAGAGCTTAAACATTTGTGGAACTCAGGCGTACATATTAAAGATGCGGCGACAAACACATTCTTCACGATGAGAGCTATGTTGTTGTGGACAATAAACGATTGGCCAGCTCGTAGTAGTTTATCAGGTTGGAGTGGGCAAGGGTATAGAGCATGTGCTACTTGCAATGAAGACATTCCTTCGTACCGTGCAACAAACAAAGTCGTATATATCGGTTATCGTCGTTTCCTAGATGCTAATGATTCGTTAAGAAAGAGGTTGGACTTTAACGGGATGGAAGAGACAAGACCCACTCCGAGACACTTTAGTAATGATGACATACAAGAGCAACTAGGTCGTCTACTAACTCGTAAACCGGGTAAACATCCTGAGCATGGAGGCGGGGAGCCAAAGCGGCAAGATTATTAG
- the LOC111876325 gene encoding dirigent protein 11: MARRGGGGNSLLGIHCLNTSVDDFQLIHFVYIWLIFALVTLAILVVIQLATVSPLPHSNSSSKPLVALSLYIQQPQTAALPNPRTVAPPPDAGALIFHRVLTEGPKNTSRVVGKAQGFFIPVKQFAHSGFNIIYLTFDTHEYSGSVSIQAKNPEDDQKDELSVVGGTGSFAFVRGMAVLTRKDEHDTDLVVPYHIRLHLKYPNRSETIPAG; encoded by the exons ATGGCGCGCCGCGGCGGCGGCGGCAATAG TTTATTGGGAATTCATTGTTTAAACACATCGGTAGATGATTTCCAGCTTATTCACTTTGTTTACATATGGTTAATTTTTGCATTag TGACACTAGCGATACTTGTGGTGATACAACTGGCCACCGTTTCACCATTACCGCATTCAAACTCATCTTCAAAGCCATTGGTGGCATTATCTTTATACATCCAACAACCACAAACCGCCGCCCTACCAAATCCGCGCACAGTGGCACCACCACCAGATGCCGGTGCCTTGATCTTCCATCGTGTTTTAACGGAGGGGCCAAAGAACACGTCAAGAGTCGTGGGGAAAGCCCAAGGCTTCTTCATCCCTGTCAAACAATTTGCACATTCGGGATTCAACATTATTTATCTTACTTTTGATACACATGAATATTCAGGTAGCGTTAGTATTCAGGCCAAGAATCCGGAGGATGATCAAAAGGATGAATTGAGTGTTGTAGGGGGAACAGGTTCTTTCGCTTTTGTACGTGGAATGGCTGTTTTGACAAGGAAAGATGAGCATGATACTGATCTTGTGGTTCCATATCACATTAGATTGCATTTGAAGTACCCTAATCGGTCTGAAACAATACCTGCAGGATGA